In one Arachis duranensis cultivar V14167 chromosome 9, aradu.V14167.gnm2.J7QH, whole genome shotgun sequence genomic region, the following are encoded:
- the LOC107467304 gene encoding D-3-phosphoglycerate dehydrogenase 1, chloroplastic — protein MATAHSQTLRISSLSSSSSLSLPSKLPLSSAFSVSFRSSRRASRPLVVFVSAGLDAKPTVLVAEKLGEAGLKLLKEFANVDCSYNLSPEELCTKISLCDALIVRSGTKVTREVFESSAGRLKVVGRAGVGIDNVDLAAATEHGCLVVNAPTANTVAAAEHGIALLAAMARNVAQADASVKAGKWQRNKYVGVSLVGKTLAVMGFGKVGSEVARRAKGLGMNVIAHDPYAPADRARAIGVELVGFGEAIATADFISLHMPLTPATNKMLNDETFAKMKKGVRIVNVARGGVIDEDALVRALDSGIVAQAALDVFTVEPPPKDSKLIMHEQVTATPHLGASTMEAQEGVAIEIAEAVVGALKGELASTAVNAPMVPSEVLTELQPYVDLAEKLGRLAVQLVAGGSGVKTVKVTYASARAPDDLDTRVLRAMITKGLIEPISSVFVNLVNADFTAKQRGIRITEERIILDGSPESPVEFVQVQIANVESRFASAISDSGEIKVEGRVKDGIPHLTKVGSFDVDVSLEGSIILCRQVDQPGMIGKVGSVLGQENVNVSFMSVGRIAPRKQAVMAIGVDEQPSKETLKKIGEIPAVEEFVFLKL, from the exons ATGGCCACCGCACATTCACAAACCCTTCGAATCTCTTCACTTTCATCTTCCAGCTCTCTTTCTCTCCCCTCAAAACTTCCTCTCTCCTCCGCCTTCTCAGTCTCCTTCCGCTCCAGCCGCCGCGCCTCCCGCCCCCTCGTCGTCTTCGTCTCCGCCGGCCTCGACGCAAAACCTACCGTTCTCGTCGCCGAGAAGCTCGGCGAGGCGGGCCTCAAGCTGCTCAAGGAGTTTGCTAACGTGGACTGCAGCTACAACCTCAGCCCTGAGGAGCTCTGCACTAAGATCTCGCTCTGCGACGCGCTAATCGTCAGGAGTGGAACCAAGGTCACGCGCGAGGTGTTTGAGTCCTCCGCCGGCAGGCTCAAGGTCGTCGGAAGGGCCGGCGTCGGGATCGACAATGTGGATCTGGCTGCCGCCACCGAGCATGGCTGCCTGGTGGTTAATGCCCCCACCGCCAACACCGTCGCCGCCGCTGAGCACGGGATCGCGCTTCTCGCAGCCATGGCTAGGAACGTTGCTCAGGCTGACGCGTCCGTCAAAGCTG GGAAGTGGCAAAGGAACAAGTACGTTGGAGTTTCGCTGGTTGGAAAAACACTGGCTGTCATGGGATTCGGGAAGGTTGGTTCTGAAGTTGCTCGTCGTGCGAAGGGGCTTGGTATGAATGTCATTGCACATGATCCTTATGCTCCCGCAGATCGTGCTCGTGCCATTGGTGTGGAGCTTGTGGGCTTTGGTGAGGCCATTGCCACTGCAGATTTCATCTCTTTGCACATGCCTCTTACACCTGCTACAAACAAGATGCTCAATGATGAGACTTTCGCCAAGATGAAGAAAGGAGTTCGCATAGTCAATGTTGCTCGTGGAGGAGTCATTGATGAGGATGCTCTTGTTAGAGCATTGGATTCTGGCATTGTAGCTCAG GCGGCGCTTGATGTTTTCACGGTGGAGCCACCCCCAAAAGACAGCAAGTTGATCATGCATGAGCAAGTCACTGCAACACCTCATCTTGGTGCCAGTACCATGGAAGCTCAG GAAGGAGTGGCCATTGAAATAGCAGAAGCTGTTGTTGGAGCATTGAAAGGGGAGCTTGCTTCTACTGCAGTCAATGCACCAATGGTTCCCTCAGAG GTGTTGACAGAATTACAACCATATGTTGATCTTGCTGAGAAATTGGGGAGGCTGGCTGTCCAGTTAGTAGCAGGAGGAAGTGGTGTGAAAACAGTGAAAGTGACCTATGCTTCTGCAAGGGCTCCTGATGATCTTGACACTCGTGTTCTTCGTGCTATGATAACCAAGGGTCTGATTGAGCCCATATCAAGTGTTTTCGTGAACTTGGTTAATGCTGATTTCACTGCCAAGCAAAGAGGAATCAGGATAACCGAGGAGAGGATTATTCTTGATGGTTCACCTGAGAGCCCAGTGGAGTTCGTCCAGGTACAGATTGCTAATGTCGAATCCAGATTTGCTAGTGCCATATCAGACTCTGGGGAGATTAAAGTTGAGGGTAGAGTGAAAGATGGGATCCCGCATTTGACCAAGGTTGGATCCTTCGATGTTGATGTGAGCTTGGAAGGTAGCATTATACTCTGCAGGCAGGTGGATCAGCCAGGCATGATCGGAAAGGTTGGGAGCGTTTTGGGCCAAGAGAATGTGAACGTCAGCTTCATGAGTGTAGGAAGGATTGCTCCCCGTAAGCAAGCTGTGATGGCAATTGGCGTTGACGAACAACCCAGCAAAGAAACCTTGAAGAAGATTGGAGAAATTCCCGCTGTTGAAGAGTTCGTTTTCCTCAAGTTGTAA
- the LOC107467305 gene encoding sodium/proton antiporter 1, which translates to MATFSIGTHTHLCMFHHFRNSRLSLHGLHSLQSSPPSLCRIRGPSLLRNHVLARAEDKARGSSTSSPQQFQDLPTESGTCDPLCSLDETSSQDFVDSYKPKTDLLKAVAVFAAAATGAVAINHSWVAANQDLAMALLFVIGYVGIIFEESLAFNKSGVGLLMAVSLWTIRSIGAPSTGVAVSELTRASAEVSEIVFFLLGAMTIVEIVDAHQGFKLVTDNITTRKPRLLLWVIGFVTFFLSSVLDNLTSTIVMVSLLRKLVPPSEYRKILGAVVVIAANAGGAWTPIGDVTTTMLWIHGQISTVQTMKGLFVPSAISLAVPLALMSLTSEVNGKGQDSPNVLASEQMAPRGQLVFSVGLGALIFVPVFKALTGLPPYMGMLLGLGVLWILTDAIHYGESERQRLKVPQALSRIDTQGALFFLGILLSVSSLEAAGILREIANYLDAHIQSSELIASAIGVISAIIDNVPLVAAAMGMYDLASFPQDSEFWQLIAFCAGTGGSMLVIGSAAGVAFMGMEKVDFFWYLRKVSGFAFAGYAAGIAAYLALHNLNISLPTTLAEVPFLSGS; encoded by the exons ATGGCCACGTTTTCCATTGGAACACACACGCACTTGTGCATGTTCCACCATTTCCGGAACTCTAGGCTTTCACTTCATGGCCTTCACTCTCTTCAATCCTCGCCCCCCTCTCTCTGTAGAATCAGAGGGCCCAGCTTGCTCCGTAATCATGTCTTGGCGCGTGCAGAAGATAAGGCCAGAGGTTCCTCCACTTCTTCCCCGCAGCAGTTCCAG GACTTACCAACTGAATCTGGAACCTGTGATCCCCTATGTTCACTTGATGAAACAAGCTCACAAGATTTTGTGGACAGTTATAAGCCCAAGACCGATTTGCTCAAAGCTGTTGCGGTATTTGCAGCAGCTGCAACTGGGGCAGTGGCAATTAACCATTCTTGGGTGGCCGCAAATCAG GATCTTGCCATGGCATTGCTATTTGTAATAGGATATGTAGGCATCATATTTGAGGAATCTCTAGCTTTCAACAAAAGTGGAGTAGGACTTTTGATGGCTGTAAGCTTGTGGACTATAAGAAGTATTGGG GCTCCATCAACTGGTGTAGCTGTTTCTGAGCTAACGCGTGCGTCTGCGGAAGTCAGTGAAATAGTGTTTTTCTTGCTTGGAGCTATGACTATTGTGGAAATAGTTGATGCTCATCAAGGATTTAAGCTAGTTACTGACAATATAACAACTCGAAAGCCACGACTTCTCCTTTGGGTG ATTGGATTTGTGACATTTTTTCTCAGTTCAGTTTTAGACAACCTTACCTCTACAATAGTCATGGTTTCTCTGTTGCGGAAATTAGTACCCCCATCAGAGTATCGAAA GATTCTTGGAGCCGTTGTTGTAATAGCTGCAAATGCTGGTGGTGCATGGACTCCTATTGGTGATGTTACCACCACTATGCTGTGGATACATGGTCAAATATCTACAGTGCAAACAATGAAG GGTTTGTTTGTACCTTCAGCCATTTCTCTAGCTGTTCCATTGGCGCTCATGTCCCTGACTAG CGAAGTGAATGGGAAGGGACAGGATTCTCCAAATGTCTTGGCTTCCGAACAGATGGCTCCTCGAGGACAGCTTGTTTTCTCAGTTGGTTTAGGGGCTTTGATTTTTGTACCCGTGTTCAAGGCCCTCACAGGTTTGCCTCCGTACATGGGGATGCTACTTGGACTTGGTGTCCTTTGGATCCTCACTGATGCTATTCATTACGGTGAATCGGAAAGACAAAGGCTAAAAGTGCCGCAGGCTCTGTCAAGAATAGACACTCAAGGAGCTCTATTCTTCCTGGGAATTCTATTGTCTGTTAGCAG CCTGGAGGCGGCAGGAATCCTTCGTGAAATAGCAAATTACCTTGATGCTCATATCCAGAGCAGTGAACTGATTGCAAGTGCCATTGGGGTCATATCGGCAATAATTGACAACGTTCCATTGGTTGCTGCTGCAATGGGAATGTATGATCTTGCATCTTTCCCTCAGGATTCTGAGTTCTGGCAACTGATTGCATTCTGTGCCGGTACTGGTGGGTCCATGTTAGTTATTGGCTCGGCTGCCGGAGTTGCATTCATGGGGATGGAGAAGGTGGATTTCTTTTGGTACTTACGGAAG GTTAGTGGCTTTGCTTTTGCGGGATATGCTGCCGGTATTGCTGCTTATTTAGCATTACATAATCTCAACATATCCCTGCCTACAACTCTAGCAGAGGTTCCTTTCCTTTCTGGTTCATAA
- the LOC107467308 gene encoding stress enhanced protein 1, chloroplastic isoform X2, giving the protein MRCVADAACVFTPPPKHFATSRHALSNLVPTRASFLAGSPLLIQTSYERKTVCKAMPFLIKCEQSSQGGNSVDVWLGRLAMVGFASAITVEIATGKGLLENFGVTAPLPTVALAVTGLVGVLTAIFIFQSASKN; this is encoded by the exons ATGCGTTGTGTTGCAGATGCTGCTTGTGTTTTCACTCCACCTCCAAAGCATTTTGCCACTTCTCGCCATGCTCTTTCGAATTTGGTTCCAACTCGAGCATCCTTCCTTGCTGGTTCCCCACTCT TGATTCAAACAAGTTATGAAAGGAAAACCGTATGCAAGGCAATGCCATTTTTAATAAAGTGCGAGCAAAGTTCACAGGGAGGGAACAGTGTGGATGTATGGCTAGGCCGGCTAGCCATGGTTGGCTTTGCATCGGCCATCACTGTCGAAATTGCTACTGGCAAGGGTCTCCTTGAG AATTTTGGAGTTACAGCTCCACTGCCTACAGTTGCCTTGGCAGTAACAGGACTGGTGGGTGTTTTGACTGCAATTTTCATCTTCCAGTCAGCCTCAAAGAACTGA
- the LOC107467308 gene encoding stress enhanced protein 1, chloroplastic isoform X1 produces MRCVADAACVFTPPPKHFATSRHALSNLVPTRASFLAGSPLSVIQTSYERKTVCKAMPFLIKCEQSSQGGNSVDVWLGRLAMVGFASAITVEIATGKGLLENFGVTAPLPTVALAVTGLVGVLTAIFIFQSASKN; encoded by the exons ATGCGTTGTGTTGCAGATGCTGCTTGTGTTTTCACTCCACCTCCAAAGCATTTTGCCACTTCTCGCCATGCTCTTTCGAATTTGGTTCCAACTCGAGCATCCTTCCTTGCTGGTTCCCCACTCT CAGTGATTCAAACAAGTTATGAAAGGAAAACCGTATGCAAGGCAATGCCATTTTTAATAAAGTGCGAGCAAAGTTCACAGGGAGGGAACAGTGTGGATGTATGGCTAGGCCGGCTAGCCATGGTTGGCTTTGCATCGGCCATCACTGTCGAAATTGCTACTGGCAAGGGTCTCCTTGAG AATTTTGGAGTTACAGCTCCACTGCCTACAGTTGCCTTGGCAGTAACAGGACTGGTGGGTGTTTTGACTGCAATTTTCATCTTCCAGTCAGCCTCAAAGAACTGA
- the LOC107467306 gene encoding ADP-ribosylation factor 1, whose translation MGKVMSRLAKRFLPKYEWRIPMVGLDSSGKTTILYKLKLGDTVRTIPTIGFNVESVEYKNASFTIWDVGGQQKIRPLWRHYFQNTIGLIFVVDSSDRHRIIEARNELHNILTDHELRNAILLVFANKQDLSTAMSVAEIADKLGLHSLEDRSWYIQSTSAISGQGLYQGLDWLIDNISTRKHEK comes from the exons ATGGGTAAGGTGATGTCTCGGTTGGCAAAGAGGTTCTTACCAAAATATGAATGGAGGATCCCAATGGTGGGTCTTGATTCTTCAGGGAAGACTACCATTCTCTACAAGCTCAAACTGGGGGACACAGTCAGAACCATACCAACTATTG GTTTTAATGTGGAGAGTGTAGAGTACAAAAATGCAAGCTTTACTATCTGGGATGTTGGAGGACAACAGAAG ATTCGGCCATTGTGGAGGCATTACTTTCAAAACACCATTGGACTTATCTTTGTGGTGGATAGCAGTGACCGGCACAGAATCATAGAAGCTCGTAATGAACTCCATAATATTCTAACTGAT CATGAACTACGCAATGCTATACTACTTGTGTTCGCCAATAAGCAGGACCTCTCAACTGCCATGAGTGTTGCTGAGATTGCTGATAAGCTTGGCTTACATTCGCTTGAAGATCGTAGTTG GTACATTCAGAGCACTTCTGCCATCTCAGGCCAAGGACTCTATCAAGGTCTTGATTGGCTAATTGACAACATATCAACCAGGAAGCATGAGAAATGA
- the LOC107467307 gene encoding LOW QUALITY PROTEIN: uncharacterized protein LOC107467307 (The sequence of the model RefSeq protein was modified relative to this genomic sequence to represent the inferred CDS: inserted 3 bases in 2 codons), with translation MGELREDLNKKLNLWRETLKVYGLCISRSKTKYMECKFGLRRENPNIEVKIGENIIQKVKSFKYLGCIIQDNEEIEHDVNHRIQAGWSKWRSASSFXCDKTVPLKLKGKFYRTAIGPAMLGTECWTAKGEHEHKLSVSEIKMLRWMSGRMQLDKIWNEDIRERVGVASIVKKMVESHLWWFRHVRRRPTEHLVRRXEMEDGQGMKCRGRSKKTIHELVKRDLHHCKPTPPPQGVAYCRVRRTQSSPSVRPSSFPRDPSLQPLFAVTDRGCFLELGVRRLCLPSRASIAVCLPFTFAFFAVHVRVLRRSRSLGVHCSRSLTVHRSSSHSCSSGSHVGLLQTLRPTRALHLAVELLSFVAAVSSLNPPPDNTLTQHQYSASNSATSDFYYNKAESKSNRKLDKKVQFYSKVKDAVASLSAQKSITKKNSKQQRRQKKKLKAYDLSALSEFLPDPEPKAPRKPAPQDVKVNCKSRQKILLREVQQFSAVLNNPDFKTNPRSAMNEHLRSTLPVAEEQRPKKKVNKNGSKKKKKSKASSTGLMSMDM, from the exons atgggagagttaagggaagacctaaataagaagttgaacTTATGGAGAGAAACTCTGAAAGTGTATGGTCTgtgcataagccgtagcaagacgaaatatatggaatgtaagttcggtCTGCGGAGagaaaaccctaatatagaggtgaagattggagaaaacatcatacaaaaagtcaaaagttttaagtatcttgggtgcatcatacaggataatgaagagattgaacatgatgtaaatcataggatccaagcaggttggtcaaaatggcggagtgcatcaaGTTT ATGTGACAAAACAGtacctttaaaacttaaaggtaaattctaccGCACTGCTATAGGACCGGCTATGCTTGGTACAGAGTGTTGGACGgccaaaggggagcacgaacataagctaaGTGTGTCAGAGataaagatgttgagatggatgagcgGTCGTATGCAATTGGATAAAATATggaacgaagatataagggagagagttggagtagcatcCATTGTGAAAAAGATGGTAGAATCACATCTCTGGTGGTTtagacatgtgagaagaagaccgacagaGCACCTAGTTAGGA GTGAGATGGAGGATGGACAAGGGATGAAATGCAGGGGAAGATCTAAAAAGACCATCCATGAgttggtcaaacgagatctacat CACTGTAAGCCTACACCACCGCCGCAAGGAGTGGCATACTGCCGCGTCCGTCGCACTCAAAGTTCGCCATCCGTCCGTCCATCTAGCTTCCCTCGTGAtccaagtcttcaacccctGTTCGCTGTCACCGATCGCGGCTGCTTCCTCGAGCTCGGCGTCCGTCGTCTTTGTTTGCCCAGCCGCGCTTCCATCGCCGTTTGTTTGCCGTTCACGTTCGCGTTCTTCGCCGTTCACGTTCGCGTTCTTCGCCGTTCACGTTCGCTCGGCGTTCACTGTTCGCGTTCACTCACCGTTCACCGTTCGAGTTCGCATTCGTGTTCGTCTGGAAGCCACGTTGGTCTGCTTCAAACACTGCGACCAACCCGCGCGCTCCACCTAGCCGTCGAACTGCTCTCTTTTGTCGCCGCCGTGAGTTCCCTAAACCCGCCACCAGACAATACACTCACACAACACCAATACTCTGCTTCAAACTCTGCAACTTCTGATTTCTATTACAATAA GGCGGAATCAAAGTCCAATCGCAAGTTAGATAAAAAGGTTCAATTTTACTCTA AGGTGAAAGATGCTGTGGCTAGCTTGAGTGCTCAAAAGTCTATTACTAAg AAAAATAGTAAACAGCAAAGGCGgcagaagaaaaaattgaagGCATATGATCTCTCTGCTCTCTCAGAGTTCCTTCCTGATCCTGAGCCGAAGGCACCACGGAAACCAGCTCCGCAGGATGTCAAAGTTAATTGTAAATCTCGGCAAAAGATACT ATTGAGGGAAGTGCAACAATTTTCTGCAGTTCTAAACAATCCTGACTTCAAAACAAATCCCAGGTCTGCCATGAATGAACACTTACGGAGCACACTACCAGTTGCAGAGGAACAACGGCCCAAGAAGAAAGTGAACAAAAATGgatccaagaagaagaagaagtcaaaggcttcttcaaccggGCTAATGTCTATGGACATGTAA
- the LOC107467327 gene encoding probable inactive leucine-rich repeat receptor kinase XIAO, translated as MQSIIYLCVTIILCIHTNNKCGFLVQGLTSSSDIEALKAFKASIKPSSITPWSCIASWNFTTDPCSVPRRTHFTCGLTCTADNTRINQITLDPAGYTGTLTPLVSQLTSLITLDLSDNSFYGTIPSSLSSLSKLQTLSLRSNSFSGSIPPSITTLKSLQSLDLSQNSLSGFLPKSMNSLTSLRRMDLSFNKLTGGLPKLPPNLLDLAIKANSLSGVLQKTTFEGLNQLEVVELSDNALQGIIETWLFLLPSLQQLDLANNSFSGVEISRPVVGGGGNSLVAVNLGFNKIQGYAPANLGAYPSLSFLSLRYNALRGAIPLEYGKSKSMKRLFLDGNFLMGKPPAGLVAAGAEVSGSLGDNCLEGCPAMSQLCTPKQKPSSVCKQVYRGRPTR; from the coding sequence ATGCAAAGCATCATTTATCTTTGCGTAACAATCATCTTGTGCATTCACACAAACAATAAGTGTGGTTTCCTCGTACAAGGTCTCACCTCATCCTCAGATATTGAAGCACTAAAGGCTTTCAAGGCCTCAATCAAACCCTCCTCAATAACACCATGGTCATGCATAGCATCCTGGAACTTCACCACTGACCCATGCTCCGTCCCTCGCCGCACCCACTTCACGTGCGGCCTCACCTGCACCGCCGACAACACCCGCATCAACCAAATCACCCTCGACCCCGCTGGCTACACAGGAACACTCACCCCACTCGTCTCTCAACTCACCTCACTCATCACTCTCGACCTCTCCGATAACTCTTTCTATGGCACAAtcccttcttctctctcttccctctCAAAACTCCAAACTTTATCCCTCCGATCCAACTCTTTCTCAGGTTCAATCCCTCCCTCCATAACCACCCTCAAATCGCTCCAATCGCTTGATCTTTCACAGAATTCTCTTTCTGGGTTCCTTCCAAAGTCCATGAACTCTCTCACTAGTCTCCGAAGAATGGACCTCAGCTTCAACAAGCTTACCGGTGGACTCCCCAAGTTACCACCCAACTTGCTGGATTTGGCGATCAAGGCAAACTCTCTATCTGGGGTTCTTCAAAAAACAACCTTTGAAGGTTTGAACCAGTTGGAAGTGGTGGAACTCAGTGATAACGCACTTCAGGGGATCATCGAAACGTGGCTCTTCCTTTTGCCTTCCCTGCAGCAACTGGATTTGGCCAACAACTCCTTCAGTGGTGTGGAGATCTCGAGGCCGGTTGTTGGCGGTGGCGGGAACAGCCTCGTGGCGGTGAATCTTGGATTCAACAAGATCCAAGGCTACGCCCCCGCGAATCTCGGCGCGTATCCGTCGCTGTCATTTTTGTCGCTCCGTTACAACGCGCTACGTGGCGCGATACCATTGGAGTACGGGAAAAGCAAGTCCATGAAGAGGTTGTTCCTGGACGGGAACTTCCTAATGGGGAAGCCACCGGCGGGACTGGTGGCTGCCGGAGCTGAAGTTTCCGGCAGCTTGGGTGACAACTGCCTTGAGGGGTGTCCAGCGATGTCGCAGCTGTGCACGCCGAAACAGAAACCGAGCTCTGTTTGCAAGCAAGTCTACCGTGGAAGACCTACGAGATAG
- the LOC107467328 gene encoding cyclase-like protein 2 isoform X3 gives MSMIMISPLTNELCLCHCDCVNVHFCIKSKVINCDALLYAYIHTPTAMKNSHTLLSHLLPFLCTLSLRYSAQAFPDFAAYPSIPGTDSGDCSIGSGDNPLVPPRREVYDQGRIFDISHRYTTEMPLWESEEELGYLMWLTRSMRNGSVANFSTFKLGLYIGTHVHSGFDVDLLDLQLLNGLALLIDVPRDKNITAEVMKSLDIPKGVQRVLFRTSNTDRRLMFKKGFDASYVGFKEDGAKWLVENTDIKLELITYLLLLMIIWCHLVLLFWKAGT, from the exons ATGTCCATGATAATGATATCACCTTTGACCAACGAACTGTGTTTGTGTCACTGTGACTGTGTGAACGTGCATTTCTGCATCAAAAGTAAAGTGATTAATTGCGATGCGCTGCTATATGCCTATATTCACACACCAACCGCCATGAAGAATTCTCACACTCTTCTCTCCCACCTCCTTCCCTTTCTATGCACTCTGTCTCTCCGCTACTCTGCACAAGCATTTCCAGACTTCGCTGCCTATCCTTCCATCCCCGGAACCGATTCCGGCGACTGCTCGATAGGCAGCGGAGACAATCCCCTCGTCCCTCCACGGCGGGAAGTGTACGACCAGGGGAGAATCTTTGACATCAGCCACAGGTACACCACGGAGATGCCGCTATGGGAATCTGAGGAGGAGCTTGGGTACTTGATGTGGTTGACTCGGAGTATGAGGAATGGTTCCGTCGCCAATTTCTCTACTTTTAAGCTTGGCCTTTACATCGGCACCCATGTCCATTCAGGCTTTGACGTCGATCTCCTCGATTTACAGCTCCTCAATG GTCTTGCTCTGCTGATTGATGTTCCACGGGACAAAAACATCACTG CTGAAGTTATGAAATCACTGGATATCCCTAAAGGTGTACAACGTGTGCTATTTAGAACATCAAATACTGACAG GAGGCTTATGTTTAAGAAGGGATTTGATGCAAGCTATGTGGGATTCAAGGAAGATGGAGCCAAATGGCTGGTGGAAAACACTGACATCAAACTT